In the genome of Thermoproteus tenax Kra 1, the window TAGGCTCAAGTACGTATTCGGGATAGATTTCGGCACGAGTACGACTAAATACGGCCCCATCACCTTGAGCGAGCCCAAGATGGTCCAGACGAGGGGGCTGTTCCTCAGAGATATGCCCGAATCGGTCAAGATGCGTGTTCCGAGCGATATACTGTCCAGGGGATTGGTAGTGGGAGATGAGGAGGTACGGAACTATCTATCTAGCGTTAGAGATGTACAGAGGAACCTGAAATATCCATTGAAGGACGGCATAGTAAGACGCGATGACGAGGACGGATGGCAGGTCCTTAGGGAGCTCGCGAGATATATCCTGGGCCAGTTCCCCATCGCAGACCCTGAGTTCAAGGGGTGGTTGGTCGCCGTGGCCCTCTCGGCACTGGCGCCAGATTATATGTATAGGGGTTTCTTCGACATCTTCAGCAAGGTTGCCGAGGAGCTGAGGTCTATCTACGCCGTGACGATTCTGCCCCAGCCGCTCGCTGTGGCCATAGCGGAGAACGCAGTCAATTGTGTGATCGTGGAGGGAGGACACGGGAACATACAAGTGGCTCCGATAAGCTTCGCGTTGATAAGAGAGGGCCTCGTAGCCCTCAATAGAGGGGGGGCAGAAGCGAACGCCATAACGAGGGAGCTTCTGAAGGACATGGGCTATGGGGATATAGCTAGAGAGGAGTACGTTGCTGAGGTCGTCAAAAGAGCGATCGGCCTAGTGCCGCGCAGTCTTAGGGATGCGATATCTGCCGCTAGATCGAACCCGGAGAAGTTCGTCGCCAAGGTGAAACTTTCGCCAATATTGGAGATCGAAATACCTAAGGAGTACGCTTGGTCCCGCTTCCTCATAGGCGAGATAGTCTTCAACCCTAAGCATGAGGAGTTCAAAAGCTATATCGACCAAAGCAGATTGAAGATAGAGGACGCAGTAGTGGGCGATGTGACGCTCTATGGCGAGATGGACCTTGCGTCGGCTGTCATCTCGTCGCTCAGAAGCGTGTCGGTGGAGGTCCAAGACAGAGTGGCGTCCAACATAATATTGAGCGGCGGCGCCTTC includes:
- a CDS encoding heat-shock protein Hsp70, with protein sequence MTEFSDAYRLKYVFGIDFGTSTTKYGPITLSEPKMVQTRGLFLRDMPESVKMRVPSDILSRGLVVGDEEVRNYLSSVRDVQRNLKYPLKDGIVRRDDEDGWQVLRELARYILGQFPIADPEFKGWLVAVALSALAPDYMYRGFFDIFSKVAEELRSIYAVTILPQPLAVAIAENAVNCVIVEGGHGNIQVAPISFALIREGLVALNRGGAEANAITRELLKDMGYGDIAREEYVAEVVKRAIGLVPRSLRDAISAARSNPEKFVAKVKLSPILEIEIPKEYAWSRFLIGEIVFNPKHEEFKSYIDQSRLKIEDAVVGDVTLYGEMDLASAVISSLRSVSVEVQDRVASNIILSGGAFKWDVPPGLEEYAVNSVEKMKIMLGEVNRELANRAGVKLVKDPQHSVWRGAVIYGYALPLSLKWDNINKEGWYVIGSGAS